Proteins found in one Plasmodium malariae genome assembly, chromosome: 13 genomic segment:
- the PmUG01_13068700 gene encoding Plasmodium exported protein, unknown function has protein sequence MKTKNKLLFSNIIFMFMWLSWVRYISSDKNKFNVSLDENYNLLKKLARRTCRLLSKYKPIKDSITVLLKENISNNEKYKEKYVLNDVELTRGSYIHPSKSSSNNIECYENSRKSKSLVCQRKDPHFGKRILDKIYYSNNVKCAMNSDFNFLKNCKKNKIYFLYALFFLFVVRLILDIASIDFKNWNINLKFLQEWEIPAQILSYILTLIFLLIFILVCRKIKKYDKMLHVKSEINNSQYNHFHRIGL, from the exons atgaaaacaaaaaataagttactgttttctaatataatttttatgtttatgtggTTAAGTTGGGTGCGCTATATTAGCAGTGATAag aatAAGTTTAATGTATCTTTGGACGAAAACTACAATCTTCTTAAAAAGCTAGCTAGAAGAACATGTAGattattatcaaaatataagcCCATTAAGGATTCAATTActgtattattaaaagaaaatatttcaaataatgaaaaatacaaagaaaaatatgtattaaacGATGTTGAATTAACAAGAGGAAGTTATATACATCCAAGTAAAAGTTCatcaaataatatagaatGCTATGAAAATTCTAGGAAAAGTAAATCTTTAGTATGCCAAAGAAAAGATCCACATTTtggaaaaagaatattagacaaaatatattattcaaataatgTTAAGTGTGCTATGAATTctgattttaattttttaaaaaattgtaaaaaaaacaaaatatactttttgtacgctttgtttttcttatttgttGTACGGCTAATACTAGATATTGCTTCAATAGATTTTAAGAACTGGAATATTAACTTAAAATTTCTACAAGAATGGGAGATACCAGCACAAATATTAAGCTATATATTgactttaatatttttattaatatttattttagtcTGCAgaaagattaaaaaatacgATAAAATGTTGCATGTAAAAAGTGAAATTAATAATAGCCAATATAATCATTTCCATAGAATAGGCTTATAA